AGTGTATGCGTCAAATTCGAGAGTTTTCTGAAGTACCTATTGTGATGCTGACTGCCAAAGTGGCAGAAGCAGACCGTTTAAAGGGCTTAGAAGTCGGCGCAGATGATTATGTATGTAAACCTTTTAGCGCCGCTGAATTAGTGATGCGCATGAAGGCGATCTTACGTCGTTGTGTGAACACCAATGCGTATCAAAAGCCTATCGAAGTAAATCGCGAAGAATTAACGGTTAAACTGAATGGCAGTACATTAGGCTTAACCAAAGTTGAGTTTGACGTCTTTGCGCTTTTATATGATGCACCAAACCGTGTATTTTCAAGACAGCAAATTCTTGATTATATTCAACCGGATAACTTTGATATTTCGGATCGCGTAATCGACAGCCACATTAAAAATATCAGAAAGAAAATCAAAGGATTAGATTTATCTCCGAAAATTGTAGAGTCGGTATATGGCGCCGGGTATCGCTACAATGGTCAACAGATCACTGAATGACTAAGTGATTGAAATTTATATCTAAGGTATTATCAAAGTAGAAGAACCGATGAGATCTCAATATGCTTTGGTCAATGCTCTCCAATACGCCTGCATGGTTTAGTCTTGCGCTATTTGCAGGCGGTGCGGCTACCCTACTCCCCGTTGTTTGGGTCATACGCAGCACTTTCAAAAATCAACTCAATACTCAACTCGCCTCCGAGCAAGCACTTAGGTCGCAACTAAGCCAAGCCGAGCAACTCGCTGAGCAATTAAGAGCACAGCAACTGCAAAGTCATGGCCAACAGCAGCAATTGCAAGCAAGATTAGCTGAGCGTCAACGGCAAGCCGCTGAATATCAGCAGCTGTGGCAGCGAGAGCTCGATGCCAAGGAAGAAATTCAAGTGCATGCTCATGAGTTAGAAGTTGAAATGGCCAATCTGCAAACCTTGCTGGAGCAAAAGCAACTAAGTTTTGAGCAGCAGCTCGCGCAGCTTGAGCAAGCAAAAGTCCAGTTGAAAGAAGAGTTTCACAATCTCGCGAATCAAATATTTGATGAGAAAAGCGAGCGTTTTAGTCACCAAAGTAAAGAAAAAATCCAGCAGTTGTTGCAGCCTGTACAAGGTGAATTAAAGGGCTTTAGAGATAAAATGGAAGCCATTCATAGTGAAGAGCTTAAGCAACGGGCGTCATTAAAAACTGAATTGCTGCACTTACAAGCCAACAATAAAGCCATGACTGAGCAAGCAGATCGTTTGACCACTGCGTTACAAGGTCAAAAGAAAGCACAAGGTAACTGGGGCGAACTCATGCTCGAAAATGTGCTTGATAGCGCTGGGCTACGTCCCGGTTACGACTATCAGCGAGAAGTAAACTTTAATACCGACGAAGGCAAGTTTCGCCCTGACGTCGTGGTTTACTTACCGCAATCTCGTCATCTGGTTATTGACGCTAAAACCTCATTGAATGCCTATACAAGGTATATTAATGCCACAACCGATAGTGAAGCGAATCAAGCCATAGTGGCACACACTGAAGCCATCACTGCACGGATCAAAGAGTTGGGTAGTAAATCTTATGAGCGCTTACCAGGTCTTAACTCCCCAGAGGTGGTCATCATGTTTATCCCTGTGGAATCTGCATTTGTTGAGGCGGTTAAGCATAAGCCCACGCTTTATCAGGAGGCTTTACAAAACAATGTATTGGTGGCAACGCCAACAACACTTTTAACCAGTCTTAATATCGTTAAACAGTTATGGCGTTTTGAGGAGCAAAGCAAGCATACCAGAGAGCTGGCGCTTCGAGCTGAGAAGTTTTATAACAAGCTCAATAGCTTCCTACATAGTATGGAAGGGGTGGGTAAACAGCTTGATAAAGCAAAAGAGAGCTACGAGCGAGCGTTTTCTCAGTTATATATGGGTAAAGGCAACTTAATTAAGCAAGCTTCTGAATTTAAAGAACTAGGCGTTGCCGTAGTCAAGGAGCTACCCGAAGAACTTGAAGAAAAAGCCAAACTTGAGCTCGAGCCGGTAAGTCAGCTTGGCAACCACGATAGCTCGAAATAACCCTTGAAATCCAAAAAAACAAAAAAGGCCCATTGGGCCTTTGAACGAAAGATAAAAGAATTTAACCTGAAATGATTAAGGTGCCTTGCACTTGGCATAATCGCTGTGGCGTGGCGTGTCCGAGTACAAATGCATATAAAGCGCAAACTGGCTGACATCACGCCAAACATTACTACTGGCCGGTGGGCATAGTGACTGCTCGATATAACCTTTAAGTGCCTGTCCCGTTAATGCAAGTTTAGTCGGGATACGGATAAACACATTGATGTCATCTTTACTGGTTTTTAAGTGTGAGAACTGCCAGCTTCCAACCATATACTGTTTGGTAAAGTAGCGATTGATACGCATTTGGGATTCTTTACTAAGCTGCTGAGTGGGTGCCTCAGGCGTTTCGGTAACAAATGACCATGCACTGACCAGCGAAATAATAGTGGCTAGTACAAAAGTCCAAATCACAGCAGGTGATAGTTTATTTTTTGGCTTTATTTGAAGCTGCTGCTGGTTCGCTCTAGATTCAACAATTTTCAACCATTCAGCATGTTTTAGCGTCCGTTGTGTCATTGGTACTCTCCGTTTCTGCATGCTGGTATTTAAGCGCTTCAATGTGGAGTAAAGATGGAGTGGGAAAACATCAGAGCAGTGCCCTTATGAGGTATAAGGTAGATCAAAAAATTCTTTATTATCGGTGAAAGAATAATTCTAAAATCCGCGTCTTTTCTTATGATAGTGACCTAATTTTAGGCTGGTATTGAATTAGTAAGTACCAACATTTTGGTCATAAGTCGAATGGGTATCGTACCGCATTTTGTGTTATTTACTTGGGTACCTTATTCAGTCTTGATTTATCTTCATATTGACTAAATTAAGTAGTAATCGGTCTTTTACAGACTCTGCGTTCAACATATTCACGGGACAAACTATGCAATTTATTAATAACAAGCTGGAAAACGCTGTTC
The sequence above is a segment of the Pseudoalteromonas piscicida genome. Coding sequences within it:
- the rmuC gene encoding DNA recombination protein RmuC; its protein translation is MLWSMLSNTPAWFSLALFAGGAATLLPVVWVIRSTFKNQLNTQLASEQALRSQLSQAEQLAEQLRAQQLQSHGQQQQLQARLAERQRQAAEYQQLWQRELDAKEEIQVHAHELEVEMANLQTLLEQKQLSFEQQLAQLEQAKVQLKEEFHNLANQIFDEKSERFSHQSKEKIQQLLQPVQGELKGFRDKMEAIHSEELKQRASLKTELLHLQANNKAMTEQADRLTTALQGQKKAQGNWGELMLENVLDSAGLRPGYDYQREVNFNTDEGKFRPDVVVYLPQSRHLVIDAKTSLNAYTRYINATTDSEANQAIVAHTEAITARIKELGSKSYERLPGLNSPEVVIMFIPVESAFVEAVKHKPTLYQEALQNNVLVATPTTLLTSLNIVKQLWRFEEQSKHTRELALRAEKFYNKLNSFLHSMEGVGKQLDKAKESYERAFSQLYMGKGNLIKQASEFKELGVAVVKELPEELEEKAKLELEPVSQLGNHDSSK
- a CDS encoding response regulator, with product MSTPSRILLVEDDQDIAEQVLLFFRASGFEMFHITDGAEVVPWVKANQPDAILMDIMLPNQDGVECMRQIREFSEVPIVMLTAKVAEADRLKGLEVGADDYVCKPFSAAELVMRMKAILRRCVNTNAYQKPIEVNREELTVKLNGSTLGLTKVEFDVFALLYDAPNRVFSRQQILDYIQPDNFDISDRVIDSHIKNIRKKIKGLDLSPKIVESVYGAGYRYNGQQITE